The Chryseobacterium oranimense genome contains the following window.
TTCTGCAGATCCACCGTTTCAAAACGGGAATCATTTTCTGTATATTTCCTGATGATCTCCTGCGTCTGGTCCGTAGAACCGTCATTAACCACTACGGTTTTGAAATCCTTAAAGCTTTGCTGCTGTAAAGAATCCAGGGTGAACGGAAGATTTTCCTCTTCGTTATGGGCAGGAATTATGATTAAAAACCTCACGTATTTAGTTATGAGTGATGAGTAATAAGTGATAGGTAATGACAAGTGATGAATTCATGATGTTTATAATCATTCATCACTTATCATTATTCACTAATAATTTTATTTGTTATGCGGTTTCAGCATGTTTTTAGGATCCAGGATCTCATCCAGCTTTTCCTGGGAGAGAACTCCTTTTTCCAGAACAAGGTTATAAACACTGTTTCCGGTTTCCAATGCTTCTTTTGCAATTTCTGTAGACTTTTTGTACCCTATGTATGGGTTAAGTGCTGTTACAATTCCTATGCTGTGCTTTACCATATTCAGGCAAATCTCTTTGTTTGCTGTGATTCCCACTACACATTTTTCACGAAGGGTATCCAGGGCATTGCAAAGAAAGTTGATGTTTTCCATGATGGCATGGGAAAGTACAGGCTCCATTACGTTAAGCTGCAACTGTCCGGCTTCTGCTGCAAAAGTTACTGTCAGGTCATTTCCGAATACTTTAAAGCATACCTGGTTCACCACTTCCGGGATAACAGGATTTACTTTTCCTGGCATAATGGATGATCCCGGCTGCATTGGCGGAAGATTGATCTCGAACAATCCGGCTCTTGGTCCTGAAGAAAGCAGCCTAAGGTCATTACAGATTTTGGAAAGCTTTACAGCAAGACGTTTTGTCGCAGAGGAGTAGATCACATAAGAACCTGTATCTGGTGTTGCTTCAACAAGATCCGGTGCGGAAACAACCGGAAAACCGGTAATCTGAGCAAGGTTTTTAGCACAAAGGGTTGCGTACCCTACCGGAGCATTCAGTCCTGTCCCGATAGCAGTGGCTCCCATATTAACTTCTACGAAAAGGCTGGCGTTATTATTCAGTTTGGAAATATCTTCTTCCAGAGTAGCGGCATAGGCTTCAAACTCCTGTCCTAAAGTCATCGGAACTGCGTCCTGAAGCTGGGTACGTCCCATTTTGATCACATCGTGAAATTCTCTTCCTTTGGCACGGAAAGCTTCAACAATTTTCTCAAGACGGTCAACAAGTCCGGTATTCATATGCAAAAGTCCCATTTTGATGGCTGTAGGATAAGCATCGTTGGTAGATTGGGAAAGGTTAATATGATCATTTGGTGAGCAAAATTCATATTCGCCTTTGTTCTTTCCTAATTTTTCCAGAACAATATTGGCAATTACTTCATTTGCATTCATATTGATTGATGTTCCGGCTCCTCCCTGGATCATATCTACAGGAAACTGATCGTGGTATTTTCCTGCTACAATCTCGTCACAGGCTTCTGCTATTTTGAAATATAAACTCTCATCAAGCAGGCCCAGTTCATAATTGGTTTTTGCCGCAGCTTTTTTTACAAAGGCAAGTCCTTTAATAAAGTCCGGATATGCTGACAGAAGCTGCCCGGAGATCTTGAAGTTATCGATCGCTCTTTGCGTCTGTACTCCATAATAAGCATCTGCGGGCACATTGAGTTCGCCCAGCAGATCACTTTCTTTTCTGAAATTTTCCATTACAGATTATTTAACTTTTTATTTTTTAAATATAGCAAAACGCACCTTTACCGATGCGTTTCAATTATTATTTCGCTGGATATTTCTGATTTAAAGCCTGAAGGATAGCCCAGGTTTCAGCATCCATGATCCCGTCATAATTCTGCGGACGGAAATGGTACTGTAAAGCTTCAATGGTTCTTTTGGTTCCATCATCCCACTTTCCGCTCAGATCAAGATAATACCCGAATTTCTGCAATGCCGTCTGAACAGCAAAGATGAAAGAAGGATCGTTATATTTTACAGGCACTTCTTCCTCTGCTAAAGCCAGGAAATTCTGTTTAACTGCCTCATCATACCACATACCAAGCTGGTATTCGTCATAGAGCTTTTTCCAGGGAAACATTGGTCCCGGATCCTGCTTTCTGGTTGGTGCAATATCTGAATGAGCCAGCACATTGGTTGCCGGAATCTGATATCTGTTGACGATA
Protein-coding sequences here:
- the aspA gene encoding aspartate ammonia-lyase — encoded protein: MENFRKESDLLGELNVPADAYYGVQTQRAIDNFKISGQLLSAYPDFIKGLAFVKKAAAKTNYELGLLDESLYFKIAEACDEIVAGKYHDQFPVDMIQGGAGTSINMNANEVIANIVLEKLGKNKGEYEFCSPNDHINLSQSTNDAYPTAIKMGLLHMNTGLVDRLEKIVEAFRAKGREFHDVIKMGRTQLQDAVPMTLGQEFEAYAATLEEDISKLNNNASLFVEVNMGATAIGTGLNAPVGYATLCAKNLAQITGFPVVSAPDLVEATPDTGSYVIYSSATKRLAVKLSKICNDLRLLSSGPRAGLFEINLPPMQPGSSIMPGKVNPVIPEVVNQVCFKVFGNDLTVTFAAEAGQLQLNVMEPVLSHAIMENINFLCNALDTLREKCVVGITANKEICLNMVKHSIGIVTALNPYIGYKKSTEIAKEALETGNSVYNLVLEKGVLSQEKLDEILDPKNMLKPHNK